A genomic region of Streptomyces rimosus contains the following coding sequences:
- a CDS encoding BPL-N domain-containing protein, with protein sequence MPDRESSVGPRAAVMDRRRLLFGILPAAALLVTGCARSDADERKARPPLALVYNGPQGCTDCAPAVADLLRRAPRPFEVTYVGPGTGKPLTASALAAAQLYVQPGGGADLARTWRDLRDSADVVRDWIRAGGSYLGLCFGGYLAGRDPGFDLLPGDTYGYAGSPGSSVPDDRDTVVKVDWQGKPRHMYFQDGPAFLLDDGADATVLATYESGAAAVVVAPYGKGRVGVSGPHPEADASWYAAEELRNPDGVRFDLAHELIEATTGRR encoded by the coding sequence ATGCCCGACAGGGAATCGAGCGTCGGCCCACGCGCGGCCGTTATGGACCGGCGTCGGCTGCTCTTCGGCATTCTCCCGGCCGCCGCCCTGCTGGTCACCGGCTGCGCCCGGTCGGATGCCGACGAGCGGAAAGCCCGACCGCCGCTCGCGCTGGTCTACAACGGCCCACAGGGCTGCACCGATTGCGCGCCGGCAGTGGCCGACTTGCTGCGCCGGGCACCGCGGCCGTTCGAGGTCACGTACGTGGGCCCCGGCACCGGAAAGCCTCTGACCGCCTCCGCTTTGGCTGCGGCGCAGCTGTACGTCCAGCCCGGGGGTGGTGCCGATCTGGCGAGAACCTGGCGGGACCTGCGCGATTCCGCCGATGTGGTCCGCGACTGGATCCGGGCGGGCGGCAGCTATCTGGGTCTGTGCTTCGGTGGCTACCTAGCCGGGCGCGATCCGGGCTTCGACCTGCTGCCAGGCGACACGTACGGGTACGCCGGTTCGCCCGGCTCATCGGTCCCCGACGACCGTGACACCGTGGTGAAAGTGGACTGGCAAGGCAAGCCGCGGCATATGTACTTCCAGGACGGGCCGGCTTTCCTCCTCGACGACGGCGCCGACGCCACCGTCCTGGCGACCTACGAGAGCGGGGCCGCCGCCGTGGTCGTCGCCCCGTACGGCAAGGGCCGGGTCGGGGTCAGCGGCCCCCACCCGGAGGCCGACGCCTCATGGTACGCAGCGGAGGAATTGCGCAACCCCGACGGCGTCCGCTTCGACCTCGCCCACGAATTGATCGAAGCGACCACTGGGCGACGGTGA
- a CDS encoding NIPSNAP family protein, translating into MEYVIDPAKTESFERFGRRWMELVDKHGGTHHGYFLPAEGASDKALALFSFPSLAAYEEYRSLFGKDAEFIDADRIRDESGCVLRYERTFMRPLLPGSPRPAPPA; encoded by the coding sequence GTGGAATACGTGATCGATCCGGCGAAGACCGAATCCTTCGAGCGATTCGGTCGCCGCTGGATGGAACTGGTGGACAAGCACGGTGGCACGCACCACGGATACTTCCTGCCGGCGGAAGGGGCCAGTGACAAGGCACTCGCCCTGTTCAGCTTTCCCAGCCTCGCTGCCTACGAGGAGTACCGATCCCTGTTCGGCAAGGACGCCGAGTTCATCGACGCGGACCGGATCAGGGACGAGAGCGGTTGCGTACTGCGCTATGAGCGCACATTCATGCGCCCACTGCTCCCCGGATCACCCCGGCCGGCCCCGCCCGCCTGA
- a CDS encoding substrate-binding domain-containing protein codes for MGRLGGRLRHRAATLPRGRSKALFVHSDSEAIGMVERAPDRGLTVRGGLAVVSYDDEVAAASGPPLTAVRTQRRRLGSQAAETVLARMADPTKRPTHCLELWPTLAVRASCGGEERASSSSDG; via the coding sequence ATCGGCAGGCTGGGCGGACGCCTACGACACCGTGCTGCGACGCTGCCGAGAGGCCGGAGCAAGGCCCTGTTCGTCCACTCCGACAGCGAGGCCATCGGCATGGTGGAACGGGCTCCGGACCGCGGCCTCACCGTGCGCGGGGGCCTGGCCGTCGTGTCGTACGACGACGAAGTCGCCGCGGCCTCCGGCCCGCCCTTGACCGCAGTGCGCACACAGAGACGCCGACTCGGCTCACAGGCCGCCGAAACGGTCTTGGCACGTATGGCCGATCCGACGAAACGCCCCACTCACTGCCTTGAGCTGTGGCCGACCCTGGCGGTCCGCGCGTCCTGCGGTGGCGAGGAGCGGGCCTCTTCCTCGTCCGACGGGTGA
- a CDS encoding Rv1733c family protein: MRTAKRWWRWRRNPLRRRVDVLEAWLGLLTALLLAVGAPAAGFGAASWAYETQSRTVREQQRTRHPVPAVLMQDVTARRSQQAGAADGGYPTKVRWKAPDGSFHTGDTKVSAGQRKGTRITVWVLHNGRLTEKPLDHNDALSTATATGIWAATGTGTAVFSVAWWIRRILERRRLDAWEREWGEVGPMWRRRTG; this comes from the coding sequence ATGCGCACCGCGAAAAGGTGGTGGCGCTGGCGCCGTAACCCGTTGCGCCGCAGGGTGGACGTTCTCGAAGCCTGGCTCGGCCTGTTGACCGCACTGCTACTGGCCGTCGGCGCCCCGGCAGCAGGCTTCGGCGCAGCATCCTGGGCCTACGAGACACAGAGCCGGACCGTACGGGAGCAGCAGCGGACACGCCATCCGGTGCCGGCGGTGCTGATGCAGGACGTAACGGCACGCAGATCCCAGCAGGCCGGCGCAGCGGACGGCGGATACCCGACAAAGGTCCGCTGGAAAGCGCCGGACGGTTCGTTCCACACCGGAGATACAAAAGTGAGCGCCGGCCAACGAAAAGGCACCCGCATCACGGTATGGGTCCTGCACAACGGCCGCCTCACCGAGAAACCCCTCGACCACAACGACGCCCTGTCCACGGCCACGGCAACCGGAATATGGGCCGCAACGGGCACGGGCACGGCCGTCTTCTCAGTCGCGTGGTGGATCCGCCGCATTCTGGAGCGCCGGCGTTTGGACGCCTGGGAGAGGGAGTGGGGTGAGGTGGGGCCCATGTGGCGGCGGCGGACGGGGTGA